Proteins found in one Aquibium microcysteis genomic segment:
- a CDS encoding flavodoxin domain-containing protein produces MIVILYASTSGATRTVAQAFSARLGGAVTVDIGGDARVDAMHHGADLLLMGSPTYGHGDWHHAWSSRFEALLPVLGSARAIALFGLGDARFHSDTFCGALGRLHDALDQTGLRPIGTSQAGCYPYRSTPSLRQGAFPGFVLDYRQDRRSIDGRIAEWLLHLRDCRPEPRNDSPPAVAV; encoded by the coding sequence GTGATCGTCATCCTCTACGCGTCGACCTCAGGTGCGACCAGGACCGTTGCGCAGGCTTTTTCCGCCCGTCTGGGCGGAGCGGTGACCGTCGACATCGGTGGAGACGCCAGGGTCGACGCGATGCATCATGGGGCCGACCTGCTCCTCATGGGCAGCCCGACCTACGGACACGGTGACTGGCACCACGCATGGAGCAGTCGCTTCGAGGCCCTGCTGCCGGTCCTGGGGAGTGCGCGCGCGATCGCGCTTTTCGGCCTTGGCGACGCGAGGTTCCATTCCGACACCTTCTGCGGAGCGCTCGGCCGGCTCCACGACGCCCTCGACCAGACGGGCTTGCGGCCCATCGGCACCTCGCAAGCCGGCTGCTACCCCTACCGATCGACTCCTTCACTGCGGCAGGGAGCGTTCCCGGGCTTCGTGCTCGACTACCGCCAGGATCGCCGTTCCATCGACGGCAGGATCGCCGAATGGCTTCTGCACCTCCGCGACTGCCGACCCGAGCCGCGGAATGACAGCCCTCCGGCGGTTGCAGTCTGA
- a CDS encoding N-acyl amino acid synthase FeeM domain-containing protein, with protein sequence MSPVTIILADSDVLLECAYRFRYDVYVKGMGRRQIYADHAGERIVEPQDEHGRTHIALDQHGHVVATVRSNRADDPAMLYYRSVYKLGLFDFPDLSKIQITTKLIVHPDHRNTPITYRLIRDFAVDGYRRGVQVNFIDCNRHLIPFFERLGYFSYCGWRFHKEYGSVMPMFHAVDAVSYLEQTGSFLWKAAAEHLKDNQFGGYDLIRRFATRPKALCTRVSSVPDRVAS encoded by the coding sequence GTGTCTCCGGTGACCATCATTCTCGCCGACAGCGACGTGCTGCTAGAGTGCGCGTACCGGTTCCGCTACGACGTCTATGTCAAAGGGATGGGCCGGCGCCAGATCTACGCCGACCATGCCGGCGAGCGTATCGTCGAGCCGCAGGACGAGCACGGTCGAACCCACATCGCCCTCGACCAACACGGGCACGTCGTGGCCACCGTGCGCAGCAATCGCGCCGATGATCCCGCCATGCTCTACTACCGCAGCGTCTACAAGCTGGGCCTGTTCGACTTCCCCGACCTGTCGAAGATACAGATCACGACCAAGCTCATCGTGCATCCCGACCACAGGAACACGCCGATAACGTACCGGCTCATCCGGGATTTCGCGGTGGACGGGTACAGGCGGGGCGTCCAGGTCAATTTCATCGACTGCAACCGGCACCTGATCCCGTTCTTCGAGCGGCTGGGATACTTCTCCTACTGCGGGTGGCGCTTCCACAAGGAGTACGGCAGCGTGATGCCGATGTTCCATGCCGTCGATGCGGTGTCCTATCTGGAGCAGACGGGATCCTTCCTGTGGAAGGCGGCGGCCGAGCATCTGAAGGACAACCAGTTCGGCGGGTACGACCTGATCAGGCGTTTCGCCACGCGCCCGAAAGCCCTCTGCACCCGGGTTTCGTCCGTTCCCGACAGGGTCGCCTCGTGA
- the dtd gene encoding D-aminoacyl-tRNA deacylase: MRALIQRTTAASVTVDGTTVAAIGPGLVVLVCAMQGDGEAQAGWMARKIANLRIFRDDAGRMNRSLVDVGGAALVVSQFTLAAETKGNRPGFSSAAPPDEGRRLYEQVAAALAAHGVPVSTGVFGADMAVSLVNDGPVTIWLDSDRG, translated from the coding sequence ATGCGCGCCCTCATCCAACGCACCACCGCCGCCTCCGTCACCGTCGACGGCACCACCGTCGCGGCCATCGGTCCGGGCCTGGTCGTGCTCGTCTGCGCCATGCAGGGCGACGGGGAGGCGCAGGCGGGGTGGATGGCGCGGAAGATCGCCAATCTGCGCATCTTCAGGGACGACGCCGGCCGGATGAACAGATCGCTCGTCGATGTCGGCGGGGCGGCGCTGGTTGTCAGCCAGTTCACGCTGGCGGCCGAGACCAAGGGCAACCGGCCGGGCTTCTCCTCCGCCGCGCCCCCCGACGAGGGTCGCCGGCTCTACGAGCAGGTCGCCGCCGCGCTCGCCGCCCATGGCGTTCCCGTCTCGACCGGCGTCTTCGGTGCCGACATGGCGGTGTCGCTGGTCAATGACGGGCCGGTGACGATCTGGCTCGACAGCGACAGGGGGTGA
- a CDS encoding iron-containing redox enzyme family protein yields the protein MLDGEGLAQHLEKRVQQTLEEVLSSNVWRTLSDPASDLRLITEILKEVYLEISMYQPDSIEAAIASIGQFPRSMPVALIEEMLHHQVEEFDHGEMALRDYLKFGGDEAYARSRTQSPSAFAVAAMWRNITHKRDPFLYLGAVYLFDGLTPIATKIVMDMMAQRSGAGEGLEFIRHHATADLEHTRQIRALIVEVADLYPHSKAAIAYGYEYFKHVYPLPVWEAACTRAVRRLGREESAAAA from the coding sequence TTGCTGGACGGAGAGGGACTCGCGCAGCATCTCGAGAAGCGGGTCCAGCAGACGCTGGAAGAAGTTCTGTCGTCGAACGTCTGGCGGACGCTCTCGGACCCCGCCAGCGACCTGCGGCTGATCACGGAAATCCTGAAGGAAGTCTACCTCGAGATCTCCATGTACCAGCCCGATTCCATCGAGGCTGCGATCGCCTCGATCGGCCAGTTCCCGCGCTCCATGCCGGTCGCACTCATCGAGGAGATGCTGCACCACCAGGTCGAGGAGTTCGACCATGGCGAGATGGCCTTGCGGGACTATCTCAAATTCGGTGGAGACGAAGCCTACGCCCGATCGAGGACGCAGTCGCCCAGTGCCTTCGCGGTCGCTGCCATGTGGCGAAACATCACCCACAAGCGGGATCCGTTTCTCTACCTCGGCGCCGTCTATCTGTTCGACGGTCTCACGCCGATCGCGACGAAGATCGTCATGGACATGATGGCGCAGCGCAGCGGCGCCGGTGAGGGACTGGAGTTCATACGCCACCACGCGACCGCCGATCTCGAACACACCCGCCAGATCCGGGCGCTGATCGTGGAGGTCGCCGACCTCTACCCCCACTCGAAGGCCGCGATCGCCTACGGCTACGAGTACTTCAAACACGTCTACCCGCTCCCGGTCTGGGAAGCGGCCTGCACGCGGGCCGTGCGACGCTTGGGCCGGGAAGAATCCGCGGCGGCCGCGTAG
- a CDS encoding DUF4258 domain-containing protein, with protein sequence MTVPKPLVLTQHARDAVEEREIDHGWIERAVRAPEWRHPDPHRAGVERRFRAIPEFGDRVLRVACFETPFEIRILTVFFDRRARPPS encoded by the coding sequence ATGACCGTCCCGAAGCCGCTCGTCCTGACGCAGCATGCGCGGGACGCGGTGGAGGAACGCGAGATCGACCACGGCTGGATCGAACGTGCGGTGCGCGCGCCCGAGTGGCGACATCCGGACCCGCACCGCGCGGGCGTGGAACGCCGCTTTCGGGCCATCCCGGAGTTCGGCGATCGGGTGCTGCGGGTGGCCTGCTTTGAAACCCCGTTCGAAATCCGTATACTGACCGTGTTTTTCGACCGCAGGGCACGACCGCCGTCATGA
- a CDS encoding DUF2283 domain-containing protein: MTPSITYRPEDNAAYIRLSSAKVLESEEVSPDVVFDYDAEGRIVGIELLDARAQLPSDALGKAA; encoded by the coding sequence ATGACGCCGAGCATAACGTATCGACCCGAGGACAACGCCGCCTACATCCGGCTCTCCAGCGCAAAGGTGCTGGAGAGCGAGGAAGTCTCTCCCGACGTCGTCTTCGACTACGACGCCGAAGGTCGCATCGTCGGCATCGAGCTACTCGACGCCCGCGCCCAGCTTCCCTCCGACGCCCTCGGCAAGGCCGCCTGA
- a CDS encoding helix-turn-helix transcriptional regulator produces MLRESLSVQQLWVETQIIESADVLRSCVKTAVHWMPFTKSTRSTRSKIRAASSPVRVRRKEAGARGRPARARRPRGRFHAIGDHRGTTARRRACRSGVRGGMRVPRRLDHGGGMETSELVDLVYEAAIVPDLWPRACDAISGMIDGYSTALITFAPGESMRWTSSPHVTESMEIYERSGLAGRARRPQIALTIAPGAFMRDIDFLSPEEIASCPIYNELLKPLGLAWEMGAVFREPSGSMFVFSQLRRSEDGPFDPRAVDRMNALKPDLARAAFMTARLSQRHAQTVANALALVGLPGAVLGDRGNVLACNEMFDALSPQIEIKAFDRVHIASRQASQLFSEALKRTLGNRGAPVQSIPIPSADGTEEGVIPPLILHVVPVRRRARDVLARCAAILVVTPVGEGSPPDLGLLSGLFDLTPVETRVAAALSAGKSIDAVAIDLRVGRETVRSHLRAIFRKTGTNRQPQLVSLLSRIGQAAPSGD; encoded by the coding sequence ATGCTGCGCGAGTCCCTCTCCGTCCAGCAACTTTGGGTCGAAACCCAGATCATCGAAAGCGCCGACGTGCTTCGAAGCTGCGTGAAAACTGCCGTTCATTGGATGCCCTTCACAAAATCTACACGGTCAACTAGATCCAAAATCAGGGCAGCGTCTTCACCCGTTCGGGTGAGACGGAAGGAGGCGGGTGCTCGCGGACGGCCTGCGCGGGCGCGGCGGCCGAGGGGCAGGTTCCATGCGATCGGCGATCACCGTGGAACGACGGCGCGCCGCAGGGCTTGCCGTTCCGGAGTCCGAGGTGGAATGCGGGTGCCGCGGCGCCTGGATCATGGGGGCGGAATGGAGACTTCCGAACTTGTCGACCTCGTCTACGAGGCTGCGATCGTGCCCGATCTCTGGCCCCGTGCATGTGATGCGATAAGCGGCATGATCGACGGCTACTCGACGGCGCTGATAACCTTCGCCCCGGGTGAGTCCATGCGCTGGACGTCGAGCCCCCACGTCACGGAGTCCATGGAAATCTACGAAAGGAGCGGGCTGGCCGGCCGCGCCAGGCGACCGCAGATCGCCCTCACGATCGCACCGGGCGCGTTCATGCGGGACATCGATTTTCTCTCGCCGGAAGAAATCGCTTCGTGCCCGATCTACAATGAACTGCTGAAGCCGCTCGGCTTGGCCTGGGAGATGGGAGCCGTATTTCGCGAGCCGTCAGGTTCGATGTTCGTCTTCAGCCAGTTGCGACGCTCCGAAGACGGGCCGTTCGACCCGCGTGCGGTCGACCGCATGAACGCCCTCAAGCCCGATCTCGCGCGCGCCGCCTTCATGACGGCGCGGCTCAGCCAGCGGCATGCTCAGACGGTGGCCAATGCCTTGGCGCTCGTGGGCCTGCCGGGGGCCGTTCTCGGCGACCGCGGGAACGTCCTGGCATGCAACGAGATGTTCGATGCGCTTTCTCCGCAGATCGAGATCAAGGCGTTCGACCGCGTGCACATCGCAAGCAGACAAGCCTCGCAACTGTTCTCCGAGGCGTTGAAGCGGACGCTCGGCAACCGCGGCGCACCGGTGCAGTCCATACCCATCCCGTCCGCCGATGGGACGGAGGAGGGCGTCATCCCCCCGCTCATCCTCCACGTGGTCCCGGTCCGGCGCCGTGCCAGGGACGTCCTGGCGCGATGCGCCGCGATCCTGGTCGTCACCCCCGTCGGCGAAGGAAGCCCGCCCGATCTCGGGCTCCTGTCCGGTCTGTTCGATCTCACGCCGGTCGAGACGAGGGTCGCTGCGGCACTGTCGGCCGGAAAGAGCATCGACGCCGTGGCGATCGATCTGCGCGTGGGGCGGGAGACCGTCCGCAGTCATCTCCGCGCAATCTTCCGCAAGACCGGTACCAACCGGCAGCCGCAACTCGTCAGCCTGCTTTCGAGAATCGGGCAGGCGGCTCCTTCAGGCGACTGA